A stretch of Faecalibacterium duncaniae DNA encodes these proteins:
- a CDS encoding glycosyltransferase family 2 protein, producing MKATIVIPNINGKGWLKDSIESVYAQTEQDFELIIVDNGSTDESLEQARSYCGRPNFTLIENGTNTGFSHAVNQGIARAKGEYVVMFNNDAFAEPEWLAELIRTAETDPKIFAVQSLMLRHFERELADDAGDYVTWMGFACKTGDGRRASRYTKQKRIFSACGGAALYRKSILEEIGTFDENFFAYFEDVDLSWRANNAGYKCVLCPTAKCYHICGASTGAVKYNAFKSQQSGRNSILLPLKNEPLLMLILNFLPLALGYLLKCYKFHKQGFGEAWDKGMHEAFALLKEGRLGKRPFRLKDLPNYILMELWMVWNMVPYLWYRLVVVRFDLK from the coding sequence ATGAAAGCAACCATCGTCATCCCCAACATCAACGGCAAAGGCTGGCTCAAGGACTCCATCGAGTCGGTCTACGCCCAGACAGAGCAGGATTTTGAGCTCATCATCGTGGACAACGGTTCCACCGATGAAAGTCTGGAGCAGGCCCGCAGCTACTGCGGCCGCCCCAACTTCACCCTGATCGAAAACGGCACCAACACCGGCTTCTCCCACGCCGTGAATCAGGGCATTGCCCGGGCCAAGGGCGAGTATGTGGTCATGTTCAACAACGATGCCTTTGCCGAGCCCGAGTGGCTGGCCGAGCTCATCCGCACCGCCGAGACCGATCCCAAAATTTTTGCCGTGCAGAGCCTGATGCTCCGCCACTTTGAACGGGAGCTGGCCGACGATGCCGGTGATTACGTCACCTGGATGGGCTTTGCCTGCAAGACCGGCGACGGCCGCCGGGCCAGCCGCTACACCAAACAGAAGCGCATCTTCTCGGCCTGCGGCGGCGCGGCGCTCTACCGCAAGAGCATTCTGGAGGAGATCGGCACCTTTGACGAGAACTTCTTCGCCTACTTTGAGGATGTGGACCTGAGCTGGCGTGCCAACAACGCAGGCTACAAGTGTGTCCTCTGCCCCACCGCAAAATGCTACCACATCTGCGGTGCCAGCACCGGCGCGGTGAAGTACAACGCCTTCAAGAGCCAGCAGAGCGGCCGGAACAGCATCCTGCTCCCCCTCAAGAACGAGCCGCTGCTCATGCTCATCCTGAACTTTCTCCCGCTGGCGCTGGGCTATCTGCTCAAGTGCTACAAGTTCCACAAGCAGGGCTTTGGCGAAGCCTGGGACAAGGGAATGCACGAAGCCTTCGCCCTGCTCAAAGAGGGGCGGCTCGGCAAGCGCCCCTTCCGCCTGAAGGACCTGCCCAACTATATCCTCATGGAGCTGTGGATGGTCTGGAACATGGTGCCATACCTGTGGTATCGGCTGGTCGTGGTCAGGTTTGATCTGAAGTGA
- a CDS encoding arsenate reductase family protein has protein sequence MNIQIFGTSKCFDTKKAQRYFKERGIKFQMIDLKEKEMSRGEFENVARALGGWEQLVNPAAKDKQTLALLDALVDWQKEDKLFENQQLFKTPIVRNGKKATVGYQPEIWKTWE, from the coding sequence ATGAACATTCAGATCTTTGGCACCAGCAAGTGCTTTGATACCAAAAAAGCCCAGCGCTATTTCAAGGAGCGGGGCATCAAGTTCCAGATGATCGACCTGAAGGAAAAAGAGATGAGCCGGGGCGAGTTTGAGAACGTGGCCCGTGCGCTGGGCGGCTGGGAGCAGCTGGTGAACCCGGCGGCAAAGGACAAGCAGACGCTGGCCCTGCTGGATGCACTGGTGGATTGGCAGAAGGAGGACAAGCTGTTCGAGAATCAGCAGCTCTTCAAAACGCCCATCGTGCGCAACGGCAAAAAGGCCACCGTGGGCTACCAGCCCGAGATCTGGAAAACGTGGGAATAA
- a CDS encoding ferredoxin, which translates to MKAFVDPDLCIGCTQCTGICPEVFQMTGILAVAVPGELPPDTVPTAVEAAQACPVSAITISE; encoded by the coding sequence ATGAAAGCATTCGTTGACCCCGATCTCTGCATCGGCTGCACCCAGTGCACCGGGATCTGCCCCGAGGTATTCCAGATGACAGGCATCCTGGCCGTCGCTGTGCCGGGCGAGCTGCCGCCCGACACCGTACCCACCGCCGTGGAAGCCGCACAGGCCTGCCCGGTGAGCGCCATCACCATCTCGGAGTAA